The proteins below come from a single candidate division WOR-3 bacterium genomic window:
- a CDS encoding WG repeat-containing protein — protein sequence MKRYKRSPNFSGLSRMMLLVVLVSAAGLLFAQTLPNLPELIPYRKGDKWGFCDRNEKIVIECKYDGALSFSEGLAGVKLNDKWGFIDKTGKEAVLPKYDLVRNFSEGLAAIKSDGKWGYVDKTGKMIIPPRYDGAWNFSEGLAVIELNGKCGYIDKRGKEVIPIKYDRAFPFSEGKAVVAVGDLSARYGYVDKTGKEVISLRYNNALPFSKGRALVQLNNKWGYIDANENEQWEGVSSSYNIFDVVSYGKYAERFRVELDIQTLYNVAKWEQIEKFINSNKDFFYNLGIISIESKGDVRYLQNLLNEKLKFLGFIIETDGIFGVELYAALEMLIKMRKLGLENVKNVEELQKELNTRISEQGAQDTLKIDGIFTSKTMEIIEDLSKIQDDKTK from the coding sequence ATGAAAAGATATAAACGATCTCCAAACTTTTCGGGTTTATCCCGGATGATGCTTTTGGTGGTTTTGGTTTCCGCTGCAGGGTTATTATTTGCCCAGACACTTCCAAATTTACCAGAGCTTATTCCATATCGTAAAGGTGATAAGTGGGGATTCTGTGATAGGAATGAGAAGATAGTAATAGAATGTAAGTATGATGGTGCATTGAGTTTTTCCGAAGGACTCGCAGGTGTTAAACTAAATGATAAATGGGGCTTTATAGATAAAACGGGTAAAGAGGCGGTCCTCCCAAAATATGATTTGGTAAGGAATTTCTCTGAGGGATTGGCGGCTATAAAATCGGATGGCAAATGGGGATATGTAGATAAAACCGGAAAAATGATAATTCCACCCCGATATGATGGAGCCTGGAATTTTTCCGAAGGTCTGGCGGTGATTGAATTGAATGGGAAATGTGGCTATATCGATAAAAGAGGTAAAGAGGTGATACCAATAAAATACGATCGTGCTTTTCCTTTTTCCGAAGGTAAAGCAGTGGTTGCAGTTGGGGACCTAAGTGCCAGATATGGTTATGTTGATAAGACAGGTAAGGAGGTAATTTCCTTAAGATATAATAATGCCTTGCCTTTTTCCAAGGGGCGTGCATTAGTGCAATTGAATAATAAATGGGGATATATCGATGCCAATGAAAATGAGCAGTGGGAAGGTGTATCTTCCAGTTATAACATATTTGATGTGGTGAGCTATGGAAAATATGCCGAAAGGTTCAGGGTGGAACTTGATATTCAAACGCTTTATAATGTTGCAAAATGGGAACAGATTGAGAAGTTCATAAATTCAAATAAAGACTTTTTTTATAATTTGGGTATAATTAGTATTGAATCAAAAGGCGATGTTAGATATTTGCAGAACTTGTTGAATGAAAAATTAAAATTTCTTGGATTTATTATCGAGACTGATGGGATCTTTGGAGTTGAGCTGTATGCCGCTTTAGAGATGTTGATAAAGATGAGAAAATTAGGTTTAGAAAATGTTAAAAATGTGGAAGAGTTACAAAAAGAATTGAACACGAGAATAAGCGAACAGGGAGCGCAAGATACCCTAAAAATAGATGGAATATTTACGAGCAAAACTATGGAGATAATAGAAGATCTTTCAAAAATACAGGATGATAAAACAAAATGA
- a CDS encoding CHAT domain-containing protein, with the protein MLNFLFLLLFSQANLKEKADSLDKIVAEQIKSGDFENALKTAEELLTVYEKIGEKKNISDCLATIGFIYGKLNDFDKASELYNQSLEIKNAIADSAGILEVLFLSGVLYKDFKRFKESASNFETALLLAEKLKQISLKKSIVFGLAQDYFEIGEIFLKEEEKDSAEYYYLKAIDNAKIVNDTITLIQVYHSLGATYVYLFNDSHRGRKAYLNALQLYHIIKDREGEVDLLNDLCESYFVIPDHSIASGIEYGKKALSLADSIDYLDGYSTASENLGDLHRILDNFYQSAEYYNQCLETLKKINDNWTMARILYKISRLYFEYMPADTTLKICRIGQNVAQESNNQDYLKLILGIEYLVHSRRYDYDNAIKTKEKLLDIYRSEDNTKELVNTLIDLANAYLNKDDYKKFKTLYTQTETLIQEINYIEGEVKILMLKGEYYLKNEKTDSLIALADIIFPKLSKVEDKELISDVYNWLSSVAFVIGDFKKSIELLENGLKIIDGAISAINTRDQIAIIKKQSLYSAKSYLLLNTGVLYQSIGFLQKAEEFYKKAIKIAREETGEKDFTKFHTNLALVYLQTGDYEQFNNYLNDVEMENFKNQNTEGQAFVLQLRSIEMIKKGQWKKAIEFLKRVDSLKSKPNLLYPFLLGIAYRGDGDYKNSLLMFNRALKSPETSYSPQLQGIIMTEIGSVSLALNDLNNARWFFESARKSFDIIDTTYNTVELEMGWAALALKNKDTINAIPHYKKAIQIVERVSANLSNDLMKVALASSGVSAYEKLIEIMLARKDYAEAFNYSERSRGRAFLDLLGTAELKLKPDNRLYMNEIKEKETKLAFLSGDLKIGEKKISGPEIKDIQSKIIEIRKEIERTRPEIASFVSVQAVGLKELQNLIKNEIIIEYYFIGEEGYVFLISNSNIEVFNLTKRYSEISNLCEYFRSSLMKTQPPFDQEFYEPANELYNILIAPIIDRITNHKTYVVPYGVLHYLPFNALYDGKNFLIENTEVCYLPSASALKFLRSEPDKKEDKKQFLGIANPDLGDTALSLKFAEEEVKTIAPLFIASKVFYKGEASEGKVVSYGKDYDIIHFACHGIFNESKPLYSALLLSKDRENDGRLQAYELFGIELKEADLIVLSACQTALARLTKGEDLIGLSRGFFYAGTPSLVASLWKVDDQSTGYLMSQFYKNLNRGMDKAVALKNAQIVTKEKFPHPFFWAPFILIGDWR; encoded by the coding sequence ATGTTAAACTTCTTGTTTTTGCTGTTATTTAGTCAGGCAAATCTAAAAGAAAAAGCCGATAGCCTTGATAAAATAGTTGCCGAGCAGATAAAATCCGGCGATTTTGAAAATGCCCTTAAAACTGCTGAAGAATTGCTCACGGTGTATGAAAAAATAGGTGAGAAGAAAAATATCTCGGATTGCCTGGCAACGATTGGTTTTATCTATGGAAAGCTCAATGATTTTGATAAGGCATCAGAATTGTATAATCAGTCACTGGAGATTAAAAATGCAATTGCTGATTCAGCTGGAATCCTCGAGGTTCTATTCTTGAGTGGTGTTTTATACAAAGATTTCAAAAGATTCAAAGAATCCGCTTCTAATTTCGAAACGGCACTTTTGCTTGCTGAGAAATTAAAACAAATCTCTTTAAAAAAATCCATTGTCTTTGGTTTGGCACAAGATTATTTTGAAATTGGTGAGATATTTCTAAAAGAAGAAGAAAAGGATTCCGCCGAATACTATTATCTAAAGGCGATAGATAATGCAAAAATCGTAAATGATACTATCACATTAATTCAGGTATACCATTCGCTCGGTGCAACTTATGTCTATCTTTTTAATGACTCACACCGAGGTCGTAAGGCATACCTTAATGCATTACAATTGTATCATATTATCAAAGACCGAGAAGGTGAGGTTGATCTTCTCAATGATTTATGCGAATCATATTTTGTAATACCAGATCATAGCATTGCCTCGGGTATTGAGTATGGTAAGAAGGCTTTATCCCTTGCCGATTCAATAGATTATTTAGATGGTTATTCGACAGCATCAGAAAACCTCGGTGATTTGCACCGGATTTTAGATAATTTCTATCAATCTGCCGAATATTATAATCAATGCCTTGAGACATTGAAAAAAATAAATGACAATTGGACCATGGCACGCATTTTATATAAAATTTCAAGATTGTATTTTGAGTATATGCCAGCAGATACAACCTTGAAAATATGTCGCATCGGTCAAAATGTTGCTCAGGAATCAAATAATCAGGATTATTTAAAACTGATTCTTGGCATTGAATATCTTGTTCATAGCCGAAGATATGATTATGATAATGCAATCAAGACGAAAGAGAAATTGCTTGATATTTATCGTTCTGAAGATAATACAAAAGAATTAGTAAATACGCTTATTGACTTAGCAAATGCCTACTTGAATAAAGATGATTATAAAAAATTTAAGACCTTGTATACCCAAACGGAAACCCTTATTCAAGAAATAAATTATATTGAAGGTGAAGTAAAAATACTGATGTTAAAGGGCGAGTATTATTTAAAGAATGAAAAAACAGATTCACTTATTGCTTTGGCAGATATTATTTTTCCGAAATTATCAAAAGTTGAAGATAAAGAGTTGATTTCTGATGTTTACAACTGGCTAAGCTCGGTTGCATTTGTGATTGGGGATTTTAAAAAATCAATAGAATTATTGGAAAATGGTTTAAAGATTATTGATGGGGCAATATCAGCAATTAATACCCGAGACCAGATTGCAATTATTAAAAAGCAGAGTTTATATTCGGCAAAATCTTATCTTCTTTTAAATACAGGTGTTCTTTATCAAAGCATTGGTTTTTTGCAGAAGGCAGAAGAATTTTATAAGAAGGCAATAAAAATAGCCAGAGAAGAGACAGGGGAAAAAGATTTTACAAAATTCCATACCAACCTTGCCCTGGTTTATCTACAAACCGGCGACTACGAGCAATTCAATAACTATTTAAATGATGTAGAAATGGAGAATTTTAAAAATCAAAATACTGAGGGGCAGGCGTTCGTGCTACAATTGCGCAGTATTGAAATGATAAAAAAAGGTCAGTGGAAAAAGGCAATTGAATTCCTTAAAAGGGTAGATAGTTTAAAAAGCAAGCCGAATCTTTTGTATCCATTCCTCCTCGGCATTGCCTATCGCGGCGATGGTGATTATAAAAATTCTTTATTAATGTTTAACAGGGCACTAAAATCACCAGAAACGTCATACTCGCCACAATTGCAAGGGATTATTATGACCGAAATCGGAAGTGTATCCCTTGCCCTGAACGATTTGAATAATGCAAGATGGTTTTTTGAATCGGCGCGTAAAAGTTTTGATATAATAGACACAACATATAATACAGTTGAACTGGAAATGGGGTGGGCAGCCCTTGCCCTTAAAAACAAAGATACAATTAACGCCATTCCCCATTATAAAAAGGCAATCCAGATTGTGGAACGGGTTTCCGCAAATTTATCAAATGATTTAATGAAGGTCGCGCTTGCCAGTAGTGGTGTGAGCGCCTATGAAAAGCTCATTGAGATTATGCTTGCCCGAAAGGATTATGCCGAGGCATTCAATTACTCAGAGCGAAGCCGTGGTCGGGCATTCCTGGATTTGCTTGGGACCGCCGAATTAAAGTTGAAACCCGACAATAGGCTTTATATGAATGAAATAAAAGAGAAAGAGACGAAACTTGCCTTTTTAAGTGGTGATTTAAAGATTGGAGAAAAGAAGATTTCAGGACCAGAAATAAAGGATATTCAATCAAAGATTATAGAGATAAGAAAAGAGATAGAGAGGACTAGACCGGAGATTGCTTCTTTTGTTTCGGTTCAGGCAGTGGGTTTAAAAGAACTTCAGAATTTAATAAAAAACGAAATTATAATTGAATATTATTTTATTGGCGAAGAAGGTTATGTATTCTTAATCAGCAATTCAAATATTGAAGTTTTTAATCTCACAAAAAGATACTCTGAAATTTCAAATCTTTGTGAATATTTTCGGTCTTCTTTGATGAAAACACAACCACCTTTTGATCAAGAATTTTATGAACCAGCAAATGAATTATACAACATTCTGATTGCACCGATAATCGATAGAATCACCAATCATAAAACATATGTTGTTCCTTATGGTGTGCTCCATTATCTGCCGTTTAATGCCCTTTATGATGGAAAAAATTTTCTTATTGAGAACACAGAAGTCTGTTATCTACCCAGTGCCAGTGCATTAAAATTTCTTCGGAGTGAACCCGATAAAAAAGAAGACAAAAAACAATTCTTGGGCATTGCCAATCCGGACCTTGGTGATACAGCATTATCGCTCAAATTTGCAGAAGAAGAAGTAAAAACGATTGCCCCGCTTTTTATTGCCAGCAAGGTTTTCTACAAAGGTGAGGCATCAGAAGGTAAAGTTGTATCATACGGCAAAGATTATGATATCATCCATTTTGCCTGTCATGGTATATTCAATGAGAGTAAACCACTTTATTCGGCGTTGTTATTGTCAAAAGATAGAGAAAATGATGGTAGACTTCAGGCTTACGAACTTTTTGGAATTGAATTGAAAGAGGCAGATTTAATTGTCCTCAGTGCCTGCCAGACCGCGCTTGCCCGTTTGACAAAAGGTGAGGATTTGATTGGATTATCAAGGGGATTTTTCTATGCCGGAACTCCATCGCTTGTGGCAAGTTTATGGAAGGTAGATGACCAATCCACCGGATATTTGATGTCACAATTTTATAAAAATTTGAATAGGGGAATGGATAAGGCGGTAGCATTAAAGAATGCACAAATTGTAACGAAAGAAAAATTCCCCCACCCCTTCTTCTGGGCACCGTTTATATTGATAGGGGACTGGCGATGA
- a CDS encoding WG repeat-containing protein: MKILKQISFFSSLSRVVNSMFFITHAGILFAQTIVSQPPELIPYRKGDKWGFCDRNKKIVIECKYDNVWKFDEKTGLAMVERNEKFGYIDKLGKEVVQLKYDEVGWFAEGLFVARLQDKFGFVNSEGQEVIPPQYEEAIGFSDGLAAVKLNGRWGYIDKTGKVVIPFNFDIAESFIKGVARVNINGNYTYINRDGNSILPDDCWEDRHRNSYFGDYIIVYKEMVDEYGYREIKYGLFNKQGHKVLPCEFDLIESISEGRIIFFKEYMLGIADTNGKIILEPKYNDDDHYIAEEEYKFSDGMMRIWQDGKYGFINRMGKETIPPKYDDAHHFFEGLAAVKLNDRWGFVDTTGKEVIPLKYDFVHNFSQGLAPIGKGKKYGLINKKGEEIAKPIYEEIGLVGNVIALKQNKWGFIDKTGKIVQNFQYDDIKIYEDGYAGVLKSGLWGIVDGNGKEIVSPKYEQLPGVEDGYLYTDQKLFYENIARVSKNELWGFIDIMGKEIVPPKYESAHDFSQGLAEVVFEGKSGFIDALGTEYWK, encoded by the coding sequence ATGAAAATTCTAAAACAAATTTCTTTTTTTTCGAGTTTATCCCGAGTGGTTAATTCAATGTTTTTTATTACCCATGCCGGCATCTTATTTGCTCAAACCATTGTTTCGCAACCACCCGAACTTATTCCTTATCGCAAAGGCGATAAATGGGGATTCTGTGATAGGAATAAGAAGATAGTGATTGAATGCAAATATGATAATGTCTGGAAATTTGATGAAAAAACGGGTCTGGCAATGGTGGAAAGAAATGAAAAATTTGGATACATTGATAAATTGGGAAAAGAAGTTGTGCAATTGAAATATGATGAAGTAGGTTGGTTCGCCGAGGGATTGTTTGTGGCACGATTACAGGATAAATTTGGTTTCGTGAATAGTGAAGGGCAGGAGGTCATTCCGCCTCAATATGAGGAGGCGATTGGATTTTCTGATGGTCTTGCCGCTGTGAAACTCAATGGCCGCTGGGGCTATATTGATAAAACGGGTAAGGTTGTAATTCCTTTTAATTTTGATATTGCAGAGAGTTTCATCAAGGGTGTGGCACGGGTTAATATTAACGGAAATTACACTTATATAAACAGGGATGGAAATTCAATTCTGCCAGATGACTGCTGGGAGGATCGTCATCGTAATTCTTATTTTGGTGATTATATAATCGTTTACAAAGAAATGGTTGATGAATATGGATATAGAGAGATAAAATATGGATTGTTCAATAAACAAGGGCATAAAGTTTTACCTTGTGAATTTGACCTTATTGAATCAATTTCCGAAGGTAGGATAATTTTTTTCAAGGAATACATGTTGGGAATTGCGGATACAAACGGAAAGATAATCCTTGAACCCAAATATAATGATGATGACCATTATATTGCTGAAGAAGAATATAAATTTTCTGATGGTATGATGCGGATATGGCAGGATGGAAAATATGGGTTTATAAATAGAATGGGAAAAGAGACCATTCCGCCTAAATATGATGATGCACACCATTTTTTTGAGGGATTGGCCGCGGTGAAGTTAAATGATAGATGGGGCTTTGTAGATACCACGGGTAAAGAAGTGATTCCGTTGAAATACGATTTTGTTCATAATTTCTCTCAAGGATTGGCACCAATCGGCAAAGGTAAAAAATATGGATTGATTAACAAAAAAGGTGAAGAAATCGCCAAACCGATATATGAAGAGATTGGCTTGGTTGGCAATGTAATCGCATTAAAACAAAACAAATGGGGTTTTATTGATAAAACAGGCAAAATTGTGCAAAATTTTCAATATGATGATATAAAAATATATGAAGATGGATATGCGGGAGTATTAAAGAGTGGTCTATGGGGGATTGTTGATGGAAATGGGAAGGAAATTGTATCGCCGAAATACGAACAACTGCCGGGTGTGGAAGATGGATATTTATATACCGACCAGAAATTATTTTATGAAAATATTGCGCGTGTTTCAAAAAATGAACTCTGGGGCTTTATTGATATTATGGGTAAAGAAATTGTCCCTCCTAAATATGAATCTGCTCATGACTTCAGTCAGGGGCTTGCCGAAGTAGTTTTTGAAGGTAAGAGTGGTTTTATTGATGCCCTGGGCACTGAGTACTGGAAATAG